From the Vespa velutina chromosome 5, iVesVel2.1, whole genome shotgun sequence genome, the window aggTGAAAATTACTTAATgcttaaaacgaaaaatattggTATGGTACCTAGATATGTTTATCCACTTGATGTTAGTTTACAATTATCGACTAGTGGAAAATGGCCTGAAGAATTAGAAGCTATTAGAAAAACAAAGGCTGCTTTTCATATTCAAATTGCTGAATGTCTTAGGAAACAGCATAATTTAAAAGCACAAGGAAATGTTGCTCATATAGATGTATTTAAGGTAAAacttattatatgtattttatggaatggcattatttattataattaagttatgataaatataattaaaatatttattcatcagGATGGGTTTGTTTTTCGATTGAGAATAGCAcatcaaaaagaaatagcCTTTTTAAAACATCAAGTCGATGAAGATGGTGTAATTAAGTATAGAGACAATGAAGAATCTattgaattagaaaagaaattatttcaattgccCAAATTAAATGGTGCATTACATGGGTAAGTGAACAAGTAAAAAGATTTAGTTTAATATCAAAACTTATtgctaattattatataaattttattatttataatagaatacACTCTCAACATCCTTCTTTTGGTGCTGCTTGTTGTTTAACAAAACGTTGGTTGTCTGCTCATTTATTGGATGATTATCATATGCCAAATGTAGCagttgaattaattttagCATCAATGTATTTAATGCCAGAACCATATAGACATGCACATATGCCACAAGTAGGATTTTTAAGagttttagaaatttttgcaAGGGAATACTGGAATACAGATCCtgttattgttaatttcaATGATGAAATGTcaagtatgtaaatataatatatttaagataatttaactttttaataactttttaaacgtattatatgtatttacagaagaagaaataaatgaggTAGAAACGCTTTTCGGAAAGTCGCGTGACACTTTACcacctttatttatttctacacCTTATGACCAACAAGGATCTTTATGGACTAGAAAAGCACCGACTGTATTAATTTTGAATCGTATATGTCTTCTCGCTCAAGAGTctttaaaattgtttgaaCAACAATTATACACTAAAACGATATTAGATTGTAAATCTCTCTTTAGATCACCTATATCAGAATATGATTGTTTGATACATTTGAAACCACTTCTTAATCCTAGAAGATTGCAAGCAATTGATCTGAATGAAGAACATCCAGTTGTTGAATGGCATCCATATAAACCACATTCACTGGAAAAAATTCCTGTCATAGACTTTGATcctattcaatattttttgaaagagTTAAGGGTACGTTGAacttcataatatatatttttatcaacgtAATTTGATGTTaaactaatataatatttatatttataggaTGGTTATAGTGaatttgctttattttttcatgataCATATGGTGGTATGGTAATAGGAGTTTTATTGAAACCTACTGCTTTAAAAGACAATGATTTTAAAGTATCGAACATGAATTGCCGAAAATTGAATAACGATGGTAAActtgtattaaatttttctacaaTGATACAAGACTTTTATGTTCTTGGAAAAGATCTTGTAAGAGCTATTGAAGTTACTTCCAATAAGTTATCTCTTACATGAGATTAAACAATTTACAAAGaacataatacatttttaaattacaatcgaaacatatttttatgtatgcaTGTCATATAGatgtaaatatgaaaaataaatatttttatcacagTAACAGTATGATATGCATGAGCATACATATATTGcagaaatataacaatttattgtGGAACATAATGTAATATAGTAACAATGTACCATTATAGAGAGATACGTATCTACTATTTATCGTttacaaaagataaatatgtattgactggaaaaaaaagaaaaaaaaaaaaaaagaaagaaaaaaaaaagaaagaaagaaaaaaaaagagaaaaccaaGTACTATGTTGGTGACGATGGCGTTGTTGGAAAACGTAATCTATCACGTTCTCCAAGTTGTGCTATCTCTGCACTGTTTATAATTTGTGCAATCTGTAATTTGATTGCTATTTGTCTCTGAGGAGAAAGAGTCTTCAATGTTTGCGCATaacttaaaaataacaaatccaCTGCATCCATACATTTTTGTACTTTTCTCGTTTGTAAATATTCTATTGTCTCTTCAGGTATATTTAGATTTAAAGTTGGTTGTATCGAGCAATGCCTAGAAACTGGCATTTCTTCATTATGagaatcattgaaatattgcACAATATCTTCATGGCCAGCAGGTTCACTTTTGATCTTTGTATCTGTATCACTATCCGAATAACTTCCTACATGATTTAAATCGAttctaacaaaaaagaaatttaatttttggcGCGAGATATTCTTTATACAAATCGTgttataataactttatatcTTATCTAACATACATTTACTTTGTATATTAAAactccttttattattattattattgttattattaataaaaattgcataacaaaaatataaagtaactATACGTTTATATCTTTCACGATAAAAATGTAGTTATGACATCAGTGGGAAATAtacatcaataataaaaatcaaataaatgataatttaattgttaaaagaaaattatcccGTGAACTGTTCGTGATCGCGAATTATCGTACTTATCTTATCTATCAGCTTTCATAATAATGagcgatataaaaagaaaaaaaaaaaaaggagaaagaaatgaatttagtGAACGGTAATTTCCGATCACAATCAGATCTTTTATTGATCGATTctcttcgaataaaattaaaaaaagtaattaaattttcgtaATCATTACTTACTGTCTAGTGGTTACATAAGGCTTTAAAAAATCCATCTGATTAGCCCAAGTCCACcttctatattttttgttacattGTCCTGTAGCATCTGATTGtgatcgtaaatattttccataacAATCACGAAGGTGCctccatttattttttgctactgtacctataataaaaatgacatcaaactgataaaatatatgtgtatcatgttatatcatcgatatataCTCTCcgtacgaataatattttaatctattacaattgatttgatttaaatcaatttagaatttcattaaataatttcttttatcatgaAATCGTTAAGGGGTggattatatacaatttaaattcaaattcaaatagttcgatcgatcaatcgaatatttatcgaattggAGCAGGGAAAGGGATTACTTATGAATATCGAATAACTGATAATCGATATGCGAGTTATTCGATTGTTCTGACTATCCGAATACCGATGATGGCCCCCATACGAATCCTCACCATCTTCCAAGTCCAATTGAATCGCTATTTCTTTCCACACTGTTGCTTTCTTATTAATGTccttgtaatatttattcttcatattatacaaaattggATAATTTTTCACGAGATTGATTAATCTCTCGGTCTCGCACATTTTGACGTTAATTTGTCAAAATGCAACCCACTGTCCAGTGAGATCACACCTCATGATCAAGTAAAACTGCACAGACCGGATGCGGTAAATTGGTTTCGAGGCGTCGGTTTCTACCCGCATGCGGTCATCCGACCTCAGGGCCGTTCCCATAACAAATTGTACccgttataaaatatttacatttgacatatgttctttttccttcacgTACattattcatgtatatatgattCTTTAtgtagttttttctttttctctttcttcatttattagaatattagtTATAGTTAACactataataattctttcctttagataataatttgtcaagtaaaatttatcttcCATAATGAGTCATTTGTTATTGACATAATTCCTGTGATAAAATatgttgtatatgtatatatatatatgtattttatataataaacgaatttaattGGAGACAACATGTAGTTTTTGattatgcaattttttttttttatacgtatattctTACTTCAAATTAccaaaatacaaataaaaattgtcatttttttatattcacattgtaattatatttaatattagaacaaaattaaaagtatataaggGTAatgtaaaagtattaaaagataataaatcttttagttatagaaagaaattaaaaacacGATTTTTcagtagatataaaatatatataaacaagaaaagatacctttttcaaagaaaatacttCATATGTGATAAGGTcagaatattttatcttatacatAGGAACAACTTATCATAATATCTAAAACATCATAAGagcaattatatttaaaaaatcaattggtTGATATcacattgatatataaatcaaagtGAACTTATACAATATTACAGTTGTAGATACAGTTAAGTGCAAGATGAAGTTGTTATGGAGAAATAGTAAGTACAGAATTCTTGAATTAAATGTTGTAAAATAgagtatttttaaattaaatgtgGTAAAATAGAATATAGTGGATATATACGagagtttttttctttttccagtagggcttcttttgcttcttaaTATCATATTGATTCACAAATCTCAATGTGAATTAAGATCTAAAGTTGAACGTAATATAAGGAATGCTGTAGTtacaattgaaattaatcaaaatgttGCAACTTTACGTATTTGCAGGAGTAAGTGAAGATATATcacatttttgatttttaataaaattaaggagatttcaaactaattttgtattatgcTATTTAGACTCTGGCGGGGAAGATTCATGTACACGTAATGTTCTCCACACTCAATCTTCTGATATATTAAGGGGTCCAACTCTCATAGATTTGAATTGTGGTACTGATAACGTGTGTCTTAAAAACGAAGATGTAATACACACAGTGATTAGATTATCTACAAATAGTGATGTCATCAGTGTATCTCGAATTGTTAAAGATTCTGATGCAAAGCTTATAGATTGTTATGAGCTTGGTGATGACACAGAATGGTTTGGAGGACCACAATTACGTTATCAGCACTGGCCCATTCAACATATGTATTACGAAGAAGAACCATATGTTCCAACACACCCTGTAAATATGGCTGTAGCCGAACGTTATTGGCTTTCTGGTAAAGGAACATACATCTATGTGGATATGAAAGATCCATTGTTTCTTGATCAAAACAACTATATGGACAAATATATTTGCCTCGTTGCAAAGAATAAAGGTCCTTATAGGCATAGAGAATCTATAACGCTTAATTATGAAATTGGCATATTTAATAATCCAAGAGTAGCACACGAGTACGTAGTGCAGAATCATTTAGGCAAACCTACAGGTCATCCAAATGAAAGAATGATTAAACATCCAATATGGTCCACTTGGGCTAGATATAAAGTTAATGTCAGTGAATCTGTCATTGAAGATTTTGCAATTGATATCATTGAACATGGTTTTAACAATAGTCAACTTGAAATTGATGACAATTGGGAAACTTGTTATGGTTCAGCTGAGTTTGATAAATCTAAATTTCCTGTCATTGCTCGACTTACGGAAAAATTAAAGTATAGAGGTTTTAGAGTAACATTATGGATACATccgttcattaataaaaattgtgaaCCAGCATATAGTACTGCTCTAAATAATTCATACTTTGTTAAGAGTATCACAGGAAAAGTTGACATGCAATGGTGGCAAGgtaaaatgatttatcaaatataagaatattatatgcataaaaccatgtatatatgtatatatatatatatatatataaataacaaaaactgtaattttcttaaattcaAAGGTACTGAATCTGCAACAATAGACTTCACAAATTCAGAAGCAGTTAATTGGTGGGTTGCAAGATTAAAGTTACTTGAAGAAATTGGTATAGATAGTTTCAAATTTGATGCTGGTGAAGTGTCATGGCTACCTCAAATACCATCTTTAAATGGTTCATTGGATACTCAGCCTGGAATCTTCACAAAGGACTATGTTACTGCACTTGCTAACAATTTTGATGACAATATAGAAGTTCGTGTTGGATGGAGAAGCCAAGATCTTCCCATATTTGTTAGAATGATTGATAAGGACTCAACATGGTCATGGAATAACGGTTTACCTACTTTGATTACAACACTCCTGCAAATGAATTTGAATGGATACGTATTTGTTCTTCCTGACATGATAGGCGGTAATGGATATTTGAATGGTGCATTAAATGGCACTGTATATCCACCAAAAGAATTATTCATTAGATGGTTGCAAGCTAATGTTTTTATGCCATCATTACAATATTCTTTTGTACCATGGGATTTTGATAATGAGGTaactatttttaatgataatagaatatataatcgaatttaatatactaatttaattttttatttttttcatatttttaagaCCGTTGAAATTTGTAAGAAATACACAGACTTACACGCAGATATAACACCGCTTATATTAGATCGTATGAATGAGTGTATTAAAACAGGCGCACCTTTGAATCCTCCCATATGGTGGGTCGATCCAACTGACAAAACAGCTCATAAAATTAAGGATGGTaaattaagaatttatataaattattatcatttaatttatgaattatattgcaataataatttctattgatttttttatagaatatctACTAGGAGAAGAAATTTTGGTAGCACCAGTAATAGAAGAAGGTGCTGTATCacgagatatatatttacctaaAGGATTGTGGAAAGATGCATCAGATAATGTTACTTACATTGGTCCAGGATGGATACGAAATTATGAAGCACCTTTAAACAAACTTCCTTACTTCTACCGAGTTTAATGCATATACAAAACATTTATTCAAATAGATGTATCAAATTaactattatttacaataaataatatatatatgtaaaattatctaaaacaaatgattctaatttttattattaatttattccaaaccctataattttttaaaagtattttcaaCTGTTCATCAAAAGATTCCTAATTTCCGTGTTAAGTTTTACAATTACTGTGTCATCATTAGTATAACTACCGGTTTTTAGTAGAGAATCCCGTTCCTCAATAAGAGCTTGTAATCGTTCATCATGTTCTTCTGGTTTATGTAAAATAGTTTTCATATTAGTTTGAGAATTTTTAGGAAATATCTCAGTTATTGGTGTTAGAATCTGTTGACGTTTTTCCTTCATTAAAGGATTAGGTTTATAtacatctatttctttttgaatttgcCCTAATAAGATTTGATCATTTGTTAAAGCTGTTGTATCTGCACATAATATATCTTCCAAA encodes:
- the LOC124949543 gene encoding myogenesis-regulating glycosidase, with product MKLLWRNIGLLLLLNIILIHKSQCELRSKVERNIRNAVVTIEINQNVATLRICRNSGGEDSCTRNVLHTQSSDILRGPTLIDLNCGTDNVCLKNEDVIHTVIRLSTNSDVISVSRIVKDSDAKLIDCYELGDDTEWFGGPQLRYQHWPIQHMYYEEEPYVPTHPVNMAVAERYWLSGKGTYIYVDMKDPLFLDQNNYMDKYICLVAKNKGPYRHRESITLNYEIGIFNNPRVAHEYVVQNHLGKPTGHPNERMIKHPIWSTWARYKVNVSESVIEDFAIDIIEHGFNNSQLEIDDNWETCYGSAEFDKSKFPVIARLTEKLKYRGFRVTLWIHPFINKNCEPAYSTALNNSYFVKSITGKVDMQWWQGTESATIDFTNSEAVNWWVARLKLLEEIGIDSFKFDAGEVSWLPQIPSLNGSLDTQPGIFTKDYVTALANNFDDNIEVRVGWRSQDLPIFVRMIDKDSTWSWNNGLPTLITTLLQMNLNGYVFVLPDMIGGNGYLNGALNGTVYPPKELFIRWLQANVFMPSLQYSFVPWDFDNETVEICKKYTDLHADITPLILDRMNECIKTGAPLNPPIWWVDPTDKTAHKIKDEYLLGEEILVAPVIEEGAVSRDIYLPKGLWKDASDNVTYIGPGWIRNYEAPLNKLPYFYRV
- the LOC124949546 gene encoding uncharacterized protein LOC124949546, producing the protein MCETERLINLVKNYPILYNMKNKYYKDINKKATVWKEIAIQLDLEDGTVAKNKWRHLRDCYGKYLRSQSDATGQCNKKYRRWTWANQMDFLKPYVTTRQIDLNHVGSYSDSDTDTKIKSEPAGHEDIVQYFNDSHNEEMPVSRHCSIQPTLNLNIPEETIEYLQTRKVQKCMDAVDLLFLSYAQTLKTLSPQRQIAIKLQIAQIINSAEIAQLGERDRLRFPTTPSSPT